The Acetomicrobium thermoterrenum DSM 13490 DNA window GGCTCTATTTCAAATAGTGTGGAAACACTCCGGTGGTAAGAATCCCAACATTATCTTTTTTGTGTAGACCTCTACGTTTCTAAGACCAAAGGAGATTCGTTTTAGCATCTTCACCTTCGTATTACATCCTTCGGTATAGGCATTGGTAGTTTTGTTGTCGAAGTAGTTTAATATAGGCTGTCGCCACCGTTTTAGGGTATTGCCCCACCTGTACAACTCGGCATCGTCAGAAGCCTTCAGGTTCATGATGATCAGGTCTAAAAGCTTGGCTGCCTCGTTCTTCTCCTTCGCTCTATATACGTCCCTTAAGCGTTCCTTGGCCCAGTAGAAGCCTTTGAGGTTTGGATAAGTTTTTAAGAGTTCGTCTACCTTTTGCCTTCCTCTGTCGCTTAAATTCTCCCTTGCAATTAAGAATATCTTCTTTGGTATCCTTACCTTACCCTTATGCCTTACGTCCTGCTCAATCCTCCTGGCTTCGTCCATGCGCTTATTGGCATCCGCTATCACGTGGAAATGGTCTACCACCACATTTGCCTCAGGGAAGAGCTTATTGGCCGCCTTCCTGAAGGCCTCCTTCATGTCTATGCAGACTTCTTTGACCTTATGGGCAGGGATCTCGGATAAGAAGGCCTCCAATGTGGCTAGGCGGTCGTCTTTTAGGACCTCAAGCACCTTCTTTGCCTTCACGTCTGTTATTATGAGCACCATCTCCTGATGTTTGAAGCTATGCTCGTCTATCCCTA harbors:
- a CDS encoding ISL3 family transposase, which encodes MANGHNNNITKMLGLKGFKISDTREEEDAFVIEVQVRPDRTAVCPECNSKDFYRHGKAKPRKVLHTLINGKKVYLEIHGRQRWKCKHCGRTFTQELKIIKPRSRLTNYAEKLVLWLLSLMSFKTISKLLKISYGKAKKILMEAKTIPDFLRSVINGAEKLHLGIDEHSFKHQEMVLIITDVKAKKVLEVLKDDRLATLEAFLSEIPAHKVKEVCIDMKEAFRKAANKLFPEANVVVDHFHVIADANKRMDEARRIEQDVRHKGKVRIPKKIFLIARENLSDRGRQKVDELLKTYPNLKGFYWAKERLRDVYRAKEKNEAAKLLDLIIMNLKASDDAELYRWGNTLKRWRQPILNYFDNKTTNAYTEGCNTKVKMLKRISFGLRNVEVYTKKIMLGFLPPECFHTI